One genomic segment of Coraliomargarita parva includes these proteins:
- a CDS encoding ABC transporter permease, with translation MNPVSHLKNIDLRKYGIIFAFFALCIIISIIGEIMVKSGDWYSNYFLSKENFIIVLRQVSINGILAIGMTYVILIAGVDLSVGSVLALAGIVAARFVTNASNLAVGEGAHPILTPVLIVVGIGAICGFINGFIIAKFRLQAFIVTMGMLSAARGATLLTTGGNPVSSLNSTFREIGNGRILTIPIPVIIFIAIFIIAWILLNKTIFGRHVYAVGGNEKSARTSGINVTRVKVIVYTICGMLSGIAGLILTARTGSAQTNAGASYELDAIAAVVIGGTSMLGGIGTLMGTLFGVLIIGVMNNGLDLLGVQSYYQQIIKGALIVFAVLLDPSRKQNR, from the coding sequence ATGAATCCAGTCAGCCACCTCAAAAATATAGACCTGCGAAAATACGGCATCATTTTCGCCTTCTTCGCCCTATGTATCATTATCTCCATCATCGGTGAGATCATGGTGAAAAGCGGGGATTGGTACTCCAACTACTTCCTAAGCAAGGAGAACTTCATCATCGTTCTTCGCCAAGTATCCATTAACGGGATACTCGCGATCGGCATGACCTATGTCATCCTGATCGCCGGGGTCGACCTTTCCGTCGGATCCGTGCTGGCGCTCGCGGGAATCGTCGCGGCCAGGTTCGTGACCAATGCCTCGAACCTCGCCGTCGGCGAAGGCGCGCACCCGATCCTCACCCCGGTCCTGATCGTGGTCGGCATCGGTGCGATCTGCGGATTCATCAACGGCTTCATCATCGCAAAGTTCAGGTTACAGGCCTTCATCGTAACCATGGGCATGCTCTCGGCCGCCCGGGGCGCCACCCTATTGACGACCGGGGGCAATCCCGTCTCGTCGCTGAACTCCACCTTCCGCGAAATCGGGAACGGACGGATCCTCACCATCCCGATCCCCGTCATCATCTTCATCGCGATCTTCATCATCGCGTGGATCCTATTGAACAAGACCATCTTTGGACGCCACGTCTACGCGGTCGGCGGGAATGAAAAATCCGCCCGAACCTCCGGCATCAATGTCACCCGCGTCAAAGTCATCGTCTATACGATCTGCGGCATGCTGTCCGGAATCGCCGGCTTGATCCTGACCGCGCGCACCGGATCCGCCCAGACCAATGCCGGCGCCTCCTACGAACTGGATGCCATCGCGGCCGTCGTCATCGGCGGGACCTCAATGCTCGGGGGCATCGGCACGCTCATGGGCACCCTCTTCGGCGTCCTGATCATCGGCGTCATGAACAACGGCTTGGACCTGCTCGGCGTGCAGTCCTACTACCAGCAAATCATCAAAGGCGCGCTCATCGTGTTTGCCGTCCTGCTGGACCCCTCCCGCAAGCAGAACCGTTAA
- a CDS encoding transposase, with the protein MSATDAARQLGVSRKTYYQWEKKALEAMMGALEDGTGGRPSTRPDPAITQMQQTNTRLEIENSLLKQRLEIRQAMQEMDASSTDHPPSSRSSKKNG; encoded by the coding sequence ATGAGCGCAACCGATGCGGCCAGGCAGCTGGGGGTCTCCCGCAAGACGTATTACCAGTGGGAGAAGAAGGCGCTGGAAGCGATGATGGGAGCCCTGGAGGACGGGACCGGGGGACGCCCATCGACGAGGCCCGACCCTGCGATCACGCAGATGCAGCAGACCAATACCCGCCTGGAGATCGAGAACAGCCTGCTGAAGCAGCGTCTGGAGATCCGCCAGGCAATGCAGGAGATGGACGCTTCGTCCACGGACCACCCACCGAGCAGCCGAAGCTCTAAAAAAAACGGATAA
- a CDS encoding DUF1439 domain-containing protein, with protein MKRALIFATILAFVLLIGSYFYFKGKRYQVVIPQETIDLALAEQFPMSKAYLLVFEIHYSNPQVTLLETSDRIQIGLDATLNIRINGEAKHLGGGATLTTAVRYEGGTQSFYLDDAEFDRLEVQGIPEKWLDQVTTFAAKAAREFIDSSPVYRLEAKDAKTATAKLLLKNFEVREQAIHLTLGI; from the coding sequence ATGAAACGAGCCCTAATCTTCGCAACGATCCTCGCCTTCGTATTACTAATTGGCAGCTACTTCTACTTCAAGGGCAAGCGCTACCAGGTCGTCATCCCCCAGGAGACGATCGATTTGGCCTTGGCCGAGCAGTTCCCCATGTCAAAAGCGTACCTGTTGGTTTTCGAGATCCACTATTCCAATCCCCAAGTGACGCTCCTCGAAACGAGCGACCGCATCCAAATCGGGCTGGACGCCACCCTGAACATCCGAATCAACGGGGAAGCAAAGCACCTCGGCGGCGGAGCAACGCTCACAACCGCAGTGCGTTATGAGGGCGGGACACAGTCGTTCTATCTGGATGATGCCGAATTTGACCGACTGGAGGTCCAGGGAATTCCCGAGAAGTGGCTGGATCAGGTGACCACATTTGCCGCCAAGGCTGCCCGGGAATTTATCGACTCCAGTCCGGTGTACCGACTCGAAGCCAAAGACGCCAAAACCGCAACGGCCAAGCTGCTGCTGAAGAATTTCGAGGTACGCGAGCAGGCAATCCATCTCACACTCGGCATCTGA
- a CDS encoding sugar ABC transporter ATP-binding protein: MPSNTPLLSVRGLRKSFGKVKALNHIDFTLMPGEIHALCGGNGAGKSTFLSIVMGYLKPDAGEIEIRGEKALFANPKLALKAGVTMVQQELSMIPDLSVAENIFLGQEPRRVGGFVDFKKLNQQARELLDELEFDIDVTRLTRTLSVAEQQLVEIAKALSHSNADIVFFDEPTSTIGEKDSMKLFKAIRRLSEKGKGVVYVSHRMSEIFEICNRYTVFRDGAHICDGDISDISREKLIEEIIGGELDEEFAKFNKPTDEAYLKIENLTAEPDFKEVSFQVNKGEIVGLYGLVGAGRSKLLDAIFGIAPITDGTIQIGETKLHKHTSKKSIATGLAYVTEDRKETGLVLCGSVADNVSISSLSDYSKLGFINGKRERTDIDAKVKAFNVKTPNADQLVQNLSGGNQQKVILAHWSLTNPEVLLLDEPTRGIDVGAKKEIYRYMSEQALSGKCIVMVSSELPEIIGMSDRILVFKKGRIVGELKQEEASQKALLNMAS; encoded by the coding sequence ATGCCATCCAATACTCCACTACTGAGCGTCCGAGGACTCCGGAAATCGTTCGGTAAAGTCAAAGCCCTCAATCATATCGATTTCACCCTGATGCCCGGAGAAATCCATGCGCTCTGCGGTGGCAACGGTGCCGGGAAGAGCACCTTCCTGAGCATCGTCATGGGCTACCTCAAGCCCGACGCCGGCGAAATCGAGATACGCGGCGAAAAGGCCCTGTTCGCCAATCCAAAACTGGCCCTGAAAGCCGGCGTGACCATGGTGCAGCAGGAACTGAGCATGATCCCGGACCTGAGTGTTGCGGAAAATATTTTCCTGGGACAGGAACCCCGCCGAGTCGGCGGTTTCGTGGACTTCAAAAAGCTCAACCAGCAGGCCCGCGAGCTTCTGGACGAACTGGAATTCGACATCGACGTCACCCGGCTGACCCGAACCCTCAGCGTGGCCGAACAGCAACTGGTGGAGATCGCCAAGGCGCTCTCCCACTCGAACGCGGATATCGTCTTCTTCGACGAGCCCACCTCGACCATCGGCGAGAAGGACAGCATGAAGCTGTTCAAGGCAATCCGCAGGCTTTCCGAGAAAGGCAAAGGCGTGGTCTATGTCTCACACCGGATGTCGGAAATTTTCGAAATCTGCAACCGCTACACGGTCTTTCGCGACGGCGCACACATCTGCGACGGCGATATCAGCGACATCAGCCGCGAAAAGCTGATCGAAGAGATCATCGGCGGCGAGCTGGACGAGGAATTCGCCAAGTTCAACAAGCCGACCGACGAAGCCTACCTGAAGATCGAAAACCTGACCGCGGAACCGGACTTCAAGGAGGTCTCGTTCCAAGTCAACAAAGGCGAGATCGTGGGACTCTACGGACTGGTCGGGGCCGGCCGCTCCAAGCTGCTGGACGCCATTTTCGGAATCGCCCCCATCACGGACGGAACGATCCAGATCGGCGAAACAAAGCTACACAAGCACACCAGCAAGAAATCAATCGCCACCGGCCTGGCCTACGTCACGGAAGACCGGAAAGAAACCGGCCTGGTCCTCTGTGGATCGGTTGCGGACAACGTATCCATTTCGTCCTTAAGCGACTACTCGAAACTGGGCTTCATCAACGGCAAGCGCGAGCGCACCGACATCGACGCAAAGGTCAAGGCATTCAACGTCAAAACGCCAAACGCCGACCAACTCGTGCAAAACCTCTCCGGCGGCAACCAACAGAAGGTCATCCTCGCCCACTGGTCGCTGACCAATCCGGAAGTCCTGCTGCTGGATGAGCCGACACGCGGGATTGATGTCGGCGCGAAAAAGGAAATCTACCGCTACATGTCCGAACAAGCCCTGTCCGGGAAATGCATCGTCATGGTCTCGTCCGAGCTACCCGAAATCATAGGCATGAGCGACCGTATTCTCGTTTTCAAAAAAGGCCGCATCGTCGGCGAGCTCAAACAAGAAGAAGCCAGCCAGAAGGCACTCCTGAACATGGCCTCCTAA
- a CDS encoding LacI family DNA-binding transcriptional regulator has product MKNVTMKDVAKHTGFSISTVSHVINKTRNVESTTRRKIIKAMQELNYVPNTLIRNINKTADRTIGAIIADIREDFYTELVTALEARAMERGYSLLLCDSQESLDKEQFHLNTMISKGVSGIIMAPVDTTEKHESLTETNIPTVLVDRYNEHLSADFVGIDNARSAEAATRLLIDNGCKNICFLGHHDKIYTMVERISGYRYALMSAGLGDKEIVQEIEYFQDGSKKGLNPNELLSFLKKHKQIDGIICGTSSICFEAVSAFQNMKRAVPRDIQVVTYDDNKWFDFLNIPITSIIQPTGEIASEAIDMVVDRIEKPSSIKRKIYLDYSIKER; this is encoded by the coding sequence ATGAAAAACGTCACCATGAAGGATGTGGCAAAGCATACGGGCTTTTCCATCTCCACTGTATCCCACGTCATCAATAAAACCCGCAACGTCGAGAGCACGACCCGGCGCAAGATCATCAAGGCGATGCAGGAACTGAACTACGTTCCGAACACCCTGATCCGGAACATCAACAAAACCGCGGACCGGACGATCGGAGCGATCATCGCGGACATCCGCGAAGACTTCTACACGGAACTCGTCACCGCCCTCGAGGCACGCGCCATGGAGCGCGGCTACAGCCTCCTACTCTGCGACTCCCAGGAGAGCCTGGACAAGGAACAATTCCACCTCAACACCATGATCAGCAAGGGCGTCAGCGGCATCATCATGGCACCGGTCGACACCACCGAAAAACACGAATCGCTGACCGAGACAAACATCCCGACAGTCCTTGTAGACCGCTACAATGAGCACCTTTCAGCCGATTTCGTCGGCATCGACAACGCCCGGAGCGCCGAAGCGGCCACCCGCCTGCTGATCGACAACGGCTGTAAAAACATCTGCTTCCTCGGCCACCACGACAAGATCTACACCATGGTCGAACGCATCAGCGGTTACCGCTACGCACTCATGTCGGCCGGCCTCGGCGACAAGGAAATCGTACAGGAAATCGAGTACTTTCAAGACGGCAGCAAAAAGGGCCTGAACCCGAACGAGCTGCTCAGCTTCCTGAAAAAGCACAAGCAGATCGACGGAATTATTTGCGGCACCTCCTCCATCTGCTTCGAGGCGGTCAGCGCGTTCCAGAACATGAAACGAGCCGTCCCCCGGGACATCCAAGTCGTCACTTATGACGACAACAAGTGGTTCGACTTCCTGAACATTCCGATCACCAGCATCATCCAGCCGACCGGCGAAATCGCCAGCGAGGCGATCGACATGGTCGTCGACCGGATCGAAAAGCCGTCCTCCATCAAAAGGAAGATCTACCTCGACTACTCCATCAAGGAGCGATGA
- a CDS encoding GntR family transcriptional regulator: MSTSKPLYLQIYEDLHTSIRNQSYAPGDLLPSEKTICEQYSASRPTVAKAIKMLCDAKLVHRRAGFGTQVLTPDLSGLSAGLLVPEIADVEIFRPIVDSIIDTAPSFELQIAQPYELNRPQDRKAMALSQAEQFIKKKVNGVFFAPLENIVDSEAFNLGIVERFTEKGIQVVLLDRDIHPWPQQAPFDMICIGNIEAGFTMANHLLENGCKQLAFVSPENPAMTVGHRIIGSREALIQNGFSARSLLSVVYDHEDPGKAAAKLIDSKVDGIVCANDAVAAVILRALLDLGAKIPEQIKVCGFDDVKYASLLSVPLTSYRQPCQVMGRLAVETMVNRIKHPERPPHHIALHGTLVVRQSSTPKL; the protein is encoded by the coding sequence ATGAGCACCTCGAAACCATTGTATCTGCAAATCTACGAAGACCTTCACACTTCGATTCGAAATCAAAGTTATGCCCCCGGCGACCTACTCCCCAGCGAGAAGACGATTTGCGAGCAATACAGCGCCTCCCGTCCTACCGTGGCCAAGGCAATCAAGATGCTTTGCGACGCCAAACTGGTTCATCGCCGGGCTGGATTCGGCACACAGGTGCTGACACCCGACCTATCCGGATTGTCGGCAGGCTTGCTCGTCCCCGAAATCGCCGATGTTGAAATTTTCAGACCCATCGTTGACAGCATAATCGACACCGCCCCCTCATTTGAGCTACAGATTGCACAGCCGTATGAATTGAATCGGCCACAGGATCGTAAAGCCATGGCGCTCTCCCAGGCCGAGCAATTTATCAAAAAGAAAGTCAACGGCGTCTTTTTCGCCCCCCTGGAAAATATCGTAGACTCAGAAGCCTTCAATCTCGGCATCGTCGAACGCTTTACTGAAAAAGGGATTCAGGTCGTGCTACTGGATCGCGATATCCATCCATGGCCCCAACAAGCCCCCTTCGATATGATCTGCATCGGAAACATCGAGGCAGGCTTCACGATGGCAAATCACCTTCTGGAAAACGGCTGCAAGCAACTCGCCTTCGTCTCACCGGAAAACCCAGCAATGACCGTGGGGCACCGAATTATCGGCAGCCGCGAAGCACTCATCCAAAACGGCTTCTCCGCCCGCAGCCTCCTCTCTGTCGTATACGACCATGAAGATCCCGGCAAAGCAGCTGCAAAGCTCATCGATTCAAAAGTGGATGGCATTGTCTGCGCCAATGATGCAGTTGCCGCCGTCATCCTACGCGCCCTCCTCGACCTCGGTGCGAAGATTCCGGAACAAATAAAAGTCTGTGGCTTCGATGATGTGAAATACGCCTCCCTCCTCAGCGTGCCTCTGACCAGCTATCGACAACCCTGCCAAGTCATGGGCCGCCTCGCTGTCGAAACAATGGTCAACCGAATCAAACACCCGGAGCGACCACCCCACCACATTGCCCTCCACGGCACTTTGGTCGTCCGGCAATCCTCCACTCCGAAACTATGA
- a CDS encoding transposase — MTTTTATKPAPKKRTKRSFSAEEKTRAVLSIWTERRKPADVCRELTITAALLDLWQKKAMEAILTAMEPRQGPEARAPLPPRIEKILNRQVKIEPVSKLVRRLSELQDGKEPAKKPAPVPSNPKS, encoded by the coding sequence ATGACGACGACAACAGCAACGAAACCCGCCCCGAAGAAACGCACGAAGCGCTCGTTCAGCGCGGAAGAGAAGACCCGCGCGGTCCTGTCGATCTGGACGGAACGGCGCAAACCGGCGGATGTGTGCCGGGAGCTGACGATTACGGCAGCCCTGCTGGACCTGTGGCAGAAGAAAGCGATGGAGGCGATCCTGACCGCGATGGAACCGCGCCAGGGGCCGGAAGCGCGGGCACCGCTGCCTCCCCGGATCGAGAAGATCCTCAACAGGCAGGTCAAGATCGAGCCGGTCTCGAAGCTTGTCCGCAGGTTGAGCGAGTTGCAGGATGGGAAGGAGCCGGCAAAGAAGCCAGCTCCAGTGCCCTCCAACCCCAAAAGCTAA
- a CDS encoding NAD(P)-dependent alcohol dehydrogenase, whose translation MKALVLEKKNELSLRDIALEQDLGPDDVRIAPKRVGICGSDVHYYEHGAIGQFVVREPMVLGHEAAGVITEVGSNVKHLQAGDRVCMEPGIPQKWSSEVMAGNYNLDPEVQFWATPPVHGCTCESVVHPSSLTFKLPDNVSLEEGALVEPLAVGVFSAKRAQVVPGDVALVFGAGTIGIVTALSALAAGCSHVIIADIKQAKLDFIQNKLDVAITTVNSMKEDLAAVVSEKTAGKGVNLVFEASGSEKVIETMMAYLAPAGRVVLVGMPQKPAAIDIVAAQVKGVDFFTVFRYANVYDRVISYIASGQLKVAPLVTHRFDGVDSIKAYEFAASYPEDAVKIMLNLENF comes from the coding sequence ATGAAGGCACTAGTCCTTGAGAAGAAAAACGAGTTATCCCTGCGCGATATCGCGCTTGAACAAGATTTAGGTCCGGATGATGTCCGGATTGCTCCCAAGCGTGTCGGTATCTGCGGGAGCGACGTTCATTATTACGAACATGGTGCCATCGGCCAGTTTGTGGTCCGTGAGCCGATGGTCTTGGGGCATGAGGCCGCCGGTGTGATCACTGAAGTCGGGTCCAATGTAAAACATCTCCAGGCTGGAGACCGTGTCTGCATGGAGCCGGGGATCCCCCAGAAGTGGAGCAGCGAAGTGATGGCGGGCAACTACAACCTGGATCCGGAAGTTCAGTTCTGGGCCACGCCGCCGGTGCACGGCTGCACTTGTGAGAGTGTGGTGCACCCCTCATCATTGACTTTCAAGCTTCCGGACAACGTCAGTCTGGAGGAGGGCGCTCTGGTCGAACCGCTGGCCGTGGGTGTTTTCTCGGCCAAGCGGGCGCAAGTCGTCCCCGGGGATGTCGCGCTGGTTTTCGGTGCGGGCACCATTGGGATCGTCACGGCACTTTCCGCCCTGGCTGCCGGCTGCTCGCATGTGATCATCGCCGATATCAAGCAGGCCAAGCTGGATTTCATTCAAAACAAACTGGATGTGGCGATCACGACGGTGAATTCCATGAAGGAGGACCTGGCTGCTGTTGTCAGTGAGAAGACCGCCGGAAAGGGCGTGAATCTTGTCTTCGAAGCCAGTGGCAGCGAGAAGGTGATCGAGACAATGATGGCTTACCTGGCGCCGGCAGGCCGTGTGGTTCTGGTCGGTATGCCGCAAAAACCGGCAGCGATCGACATCGTCGCCGCACAGGTGAAGGGCGTCGATTTCTTCACGGTCTTCCGTTATGCCAATGTCTATGACCGCGTGATTAGCTACATCGCTTCCGGCCAGCTCAAGGTCGCACCGCTGGTGACGCACCGCTTCGATGGGGTCGACAGTATCAAAGCCTACGAATTTGCCGCCAGCTATCCGGAAGACGCGGTCAAGATCATGCTTAATTTGGAGAATTTCTAA
- a CDS encoding substrate-binding domain-containing protein: MKKTIKTLCLAALAMLTLLPSMVSAKDGPVRVAVLMYGMKAEFVQLMERAAHEFPGVKSGDVVLTIYDGRYDPLVQNNQAETAIRTGHDAIIINPMDFNANIDVVTMANDAGIPVIVTNARLNTDKMTAEVVSDDVEGGYLEGKAVIEAMGGKGSVVILEGPKGGSGEIQRGQGIEKAIAEYPEGAIKILERKTANWSRAEALPLMENWIMKHRSRINGIIGQNDEMALGAIEAVEGTGGSVSDYAIAGIDGVTDAIHAVKEGKMTSILQDAKGQMQGSLDVALRHVLGADYKPQSEIWKQYEGQLEWNDGQSKRYDIPWTVVTTKNADQLLEMRK, from the coding sequence ATGAAAAAAACCATAAAAACCCTCTGCCTCGCCGCCTTGGCGATGCTTACCCTACTCCCCTCCATGGTATCCGCCAAAGACGGCCCCGTCCGTGTCGCAGTGCTCATGTACGGCATGAAGGCTGAATTCGTCCAACTCATGGAACGCGCGGCCCACGAATTCCCCGGCGTGAAGAGTGGCGACGTGGTACTCACCATTTACGACGGACGCTATGACCCCCTGGTCCAAAACAACCAGGCCGAAACCGCAATCCGCACCGGTCATGACGCCATCATCATCAACCCGATGGACTTCAACGCGAACATCGACGTGGTAACCATGGCAAACGATGCCGGCATCCCCGTCATCGTGACAAACGCACGCCTCAACACCGACAAGATGACCGCCGAGGTCGTCTCGGACGACGTCGAGGGCGGCTACCTCGAAGGCAAGGCCGTGATTGAAGCGATGGGCGGCAAGGGCAGCGTCGTGATCCTGGAAGGCCCGAAGGGCGGCTCCGGCGAAATCCAACGCGGTCAAGGTATCGAGAAAGCGATCGCCGAATACCCGGAAGGCGCCATCAAGATCCTCGAGCGCAAGACAGCCAACTGGTCCCGCGCGGAAGCCCTCCCCCTGATGGAAAACTGGATCATGAAACACCGCAGCCGCATCAACGGCATCATCGGCCAGAACGATGAAATGGCCCTGGGTGCCATCGAAGCCGTCGAAGGCACCGGCGGGAGCGTATCCGACTATGCCATCGCCGGCATCGACGGTGTGACCGACGCGATCCACGCAGTCAAGGAGGGCAAGATGACCTCGATCCTCCAAGATGCCAAGGGCCAGATGCAAGGCTCGCTCGACGTCGCACTGCGCCACGTACTGGGAGCCGACTACAAGCCGCAATCCGAGATCTGGAAGCAATACGAAGGACAGCTCGAATGGAATGACGGCCAGTCCAAGCGCTATGACATCCCCTGGACCGTTGTCACCACTAAGAACGCCGACCAGCTCCTCGAGATGCGCAAGTAA
- a CDS encoding transposase encodes MKGKRYSTEQKIRILREADSSDKTIQDVCRERQISEQTFHRWKREMGMLEVDQAKQLKELQRENARLKRMLADEMLGKELLKEALEKKL; translated from the coding sequence ATGAAAGGGAAAAGATACAGCACCGAACAGAAGATCCGCATCCTGCGCGAAGCGGACAGCAGTGATAAAACGATCCAGGACGTTTGTCGTGAGCGTCAGATCAGCGAGCAGACCTTCCATCGCTGGAAGCGTGAGATGGGGATGCTGGAGGTTGATCAGGCCAAGCAGTTGAAGGAGTTACAGCGTGAGAACGCTCGGCTCAAACGGATGCTGGCTGATGAGATGCTGGGGAAGGAACTGCTGAAGGAGGCACTGGAAAAAAAGTTATGA
- a CDS encoding IS3 family transposase, with the protein MSPGHKRQIIEELVSGGRCTACAACRHFGLHRSTFAYKAKEPDAWLARLKAALRRMSNQHPEMGYPKITKLLKDEGWKVGTRMVQRLRRELGLAVPSKKPKKRRQGVSTGLPTKATQRGHVWTWDFVHDTTMRGGKLRMFNVIDEYTRECLCIHVDRRINARKVRRILSKLVDLHGAPEHIRSDNGSEFIERGLREWFAVNQIKTLYIDPGSPWQNGYIESFNARLREECLNREQLWTLTEARVVIEDWRWKYNNMRPHRSLGYITPLQFAQQEIEEEPPTQCWASGLATRRRRASHSKDPGSLHRYACNGRSPSRS; encoded by the coding sequence ATGAGCCCCGGACACAAGCGACAGATTATTGAAGAGCTTGTCTCCGGGGGCCGGTGCACGGCATGTGCGGCCTGTCGTCACTTCGGACTACACCGCAGCACCTTTGCCTACAAGGCGAAGGAACCCGATGCCTGGCTGGCTCGTCTGAAGGCGGCCTTGCGCAGGATGTCGAACCAACATCCCGAGATGGGCTACCCGAAGATTACGAAGTTACTCAAGGACGAAGGCTGGAAGGTCGGCACACGCATGGTGCAGCGGCTACGCCGCGAACTCGGCTTGGCTGTTCCTTCGAAAAAGCCGAAGAAACGTCGTCAAGGCGTGTCCACGGGCCTGCCGACAAAGGCAACGCAACGGGGCCATGTCTGGACTTGGGACTTCGTGCACGATACGACGATGCGCGGCGGCAAACTGCGCATGTTCAATGTGATCGATGAGTATACCCGTGAGTGCCTGTGCATCCACGTGGACCGCCGGATCAATGCCCGCAAGGTGCGCCGCATCCTCTCTAAGCTGGTCGACCTCCACGGCGCTCCGGAGCATATCCGCAGCGACAACGGCTCGGAGTTCATCGAACGGGGCCTGCGTGAATGGTTCGCCGTCAATCAGATCAAAACGCTCTACATCGATCCGGGCAGCCCATGGCAGAACGGTTACATCGAAAGCTTCAATGCCCGCCTTCGGGAAGAATGCCTGAACCGGGAACAACTCTGGACCTTAACTGAGGCCAGGGTTGTGATCGAGGACTGGCGCTGGAAGTATAACAATATGCGTCCACACCGCTCACTCGGCTACATCACGCCCCTTCAGTTCGCTCAACAAGAGATTGAAGAAGAACCACCAACACAATGCTGGGCCTCCGGTCTGGCTACGCGTCGTCGTCGAGCATCGCATTCAAAAGACCCAGGCTCGCTTCATAGGTACGCATGTAACGGTCGTAGTCCTTCACGTAGCTGA